The DNA sequence TCATTCCCTAAACCGTGCATTTTTGTGAAATTTAACAACATGTCACTGCCTAAACCTTTTCCTAATATTTTCTATTTATACCACTTTATCGCCTATCGATGAAACGCCGAGGACGTTTTATTTAGGCTTTTAATCAATTACTTGTTCACCAGACCATAACGACTCTACTGTTTCGCGTTGACGAATGAGGTGGGTCTTATCACCATCGACCATAATCTCTGCCGCTCGTGGTCGAGAGTTGTAGTTACTGCTCATTGTAAAACCATAAGCACCGGCACTGCGCACAGCTAACAAATCGCCCGCTGCTACATTGAGTTCACGCTCTTTACCGATAAAGTCACCGGTTTCACAGATAGGCCCAACCACGTCGTAGACCTTGCTCTCGGCACTGGTTTTGACTACGGGTTCAATGCGTTGCCAAGCCGAATATAGGGCTGGACGAATCAAGTCATTCATCGCCGCATCCACAATACAGAAGTTTTTTTCTGCGTTTTGTTTGAGGTATTCGACTTTCGTTAACATTATTCCAGCGTTGGCCATGATGGCGCGACCAGGTTCAAAAATGATGGTCAACTGCGGGAATCGCTCAAGTTTTTTCATTAATGCCGCTGCATATTCGCTCGGATGGGGAGGCGCTTCACCATTGTAAGGTACACCTAAGCCGCCGCCTAAATCTAAATGACTCAGTTCAATGCCCTTATCAGCCAATCGATCGATGAGTGCTATCAGTGCATCCAAAGCATCTAAAAATGGCGAAATCTCAGTTAGCTGTGAACCAATATGGCAATCGACACCTTGTACGCTAAGTGATGGTTGACAGTGCGCCCACTCAAAAAGAGGCAGTGCTTGCTCGAGCTCGATACCAAACTTATTCTCTTTTAAACCGGTCGAAATGTAAGGGTGTGTGCCTGCATCCACATTTGGATTAACCCTAATTGAAATCGGTGCAACCTTACCCTCAGCTGCCGCAACATCAGCAATTCGATGTAATTCGGCTTCAGACTCGACGTTAAAGCACTTGATCCCTAGGTCCAAGCCCAGTTTGATTTCCTCAACGGTTTTACCCACACCAGAAAAGACCACTTTACTTGGATCACCGCCCGCCTTGACGACACGAGACAACTCACCACCAGAAACAATATCGAAGCCAGAGCCCATTTTGGCTAGTACGTTTAGTACAGCAATATTTGAATTTGCTTTTACGGCATAACAAATCAAATGAGGGTGGGATTTCATTGCGTCGGTAAACGCTAAAAAGTGGCGTTCAATTGTCGCTCTAGAATAAACAAAGCAAGGAGTGCCGTACTGCTCTGCAATGTCAGTACAACTCACGTTTTCAGCGAAAAGGCGGTTTTGTGAATAATTAAAATGGTCCACGGACTCGGTCTCTTTTTACAGGTGTTTGGGTTAAATACGTTATGTACAGCTAGGATAATCAATTTTAGTGTGTCTTTTAATGAATGTTTGACACCTTGAATTTTAAAAATTGAATACCAATTTTAAGGATTTAAATATCGCGTTTGGGCGCAACCGACGATGATTCGTCATTGACCTTAGAAGAGGACATTGACTTAGATTCTGGCTTGGCTTGAGTCGGTTTTTCTTGAGGAAGATGTAACGGACCCTTTTGACCACAGCCAAGCAAAAAGCTAACAACAGTAGCGGTTACCGTTATTTTTAATTTTTGGCGAATAGAAGAATTAGGTCGTTGAGTCATGTTTTTAATGTATCTATTAAATTTGCCGCCTATAATCGCATGACAAACAGCAATTGCAAGTAGGAAAACCGATGAATGACAGTCAATATCATCAACTCGCTGATGAACTTCTAGAATCTTTACAAGATACGGTCGACGAAATAGAGTTTGACCTAGATTATGAATCTGCCGGCGGAATCGTCGAAATCATCTTCCCTAATGGTTCAAAAATCATTGTTAACAAACAAGCGCCCCTTCACCAAATCTGGGTTGCGACCAAATTTAATGGCCACCACTTTGAATACAAAGACGGATTGTGGATTGATAACCGCACAGGTGTTGAATTATACGAACTGCTCAACGAAGCAGGCAGTAAGCAAGCCGGCGAGACAATTTCGTTCAATTAAGCTTGGCTTAAATAGACTATCCCTTCATATCTCATAATAAAAAACACTAAAGGCGTATTATGGTTTTTACCGGTACTGATGATTACATTGTTTCTGAAGATCTCAAACTAGCCGTCAATGCTGCGGTTACCTTGGCCAAACCTCTGCTTATAAAAGGTGAGCCTGGCACAGGTAAAACTCAATTGGCTGAAGAACTAGCGAAAGCTTTAGATACAGAGCTAATTCAATGGCACATTAAATCAACCACTAAGGCGCAACAAGGCTTGTATGAGTATGACGCGGTCTCACGTCTTCGCGACAGTCAATTGGGTGATGAGCGCGTCCACGACATCAGTAATTATATCGTCAAAGGTAAGATGTGGCAGGCTTTTGAGGCGGATAAACGCCCTGTTTTACTCATTGACGAAATCGACAAAGCCGACATCGAGTTTCCTAACGACCTATTACAAGAGTTAGACAAGATGGCGTTTTTTGTATACGAAACTCAACAAGTCGTAGAAGCAAAACAACGCCCTATCGTGATAATCACATCAAACAACGAAAAAGAGCTACCTGATGCGTTTTTGCGTCGTTGTTTTTTCCACTACATTCAATTTCCAACTCGTGAAGAAATGGAACAAATCATTGCCGTTCACCACCCAGATGTGAAGGCGGATTTATTGCGAGAAGCCCTCGAAGTCTTTTTTGAGTTACGTGATCTCAACGGCCTAAAGAAAAAGCCATCGACCTCAGAACTTATCGACTGGCTAAAGCTACTGATCGCTGATGATATTTCACAAGAAGTACTAATGGATAAAAACGCCTCGGTCATTCCTTTATTTGGCGCCCTGTTAAAAAACGAACAAGATGTCCAGCTACTCGAAAAACTCTCATTTATGGCTAGGAGAAATAGATAACTCATATGTTTATCGATTTCTTTTTGACCCTAAAGAAACACCGTGTTCCGGTTTCGTTAAAAGAGCTTTTAGATCTTATCGAAGCGGTAAAACAAGGTGTTATCTTTGCTGATGTGGAGCAGTTTTATCACTTGTCGCGGTTGATTTTAGTGAAGGACGAATGTCACTACGATCGCTTTGACAGAGGATTTGCCGAATACTTTGAGGGCATTCAGCACATTGACCTAAGTGAGCACCTCATCCCCGATGACTGGCTGCGCAAAGAGTTCGAAAAACAACTAACAGAAGAAGACAAAGCCAAGCTCAACGCCTTGGGTGGTTTTGATAAGCTGATGGAAACCCTCAAAGAGCGGCTGAAAGAACAACAAAAACGTCACGCCGGTGGGAATAAATGGATTGGTACAGGAGGCACCTCACCTTTTGGTGCCTACGGCTATAACCCTGAAGGGGTAAGAATCGGCCAACACGAGAGCCGCCATCGCCGAGCGGTGAAAGTCTGGGACAAACGTCAGTTCAAAAACTTAGACAAAGACAGTGCGTTGGGCCAGCGCAATATCAAACTGGCACTAAAACAGCTACGTAAGTTTGCTCGAACAGGCTCTTCTGAGCAATTAGACATCAAACAAACCATTCGAGCTACGGCAGACAATGCCGGATACCTAGATATCAAAACAGAACCTGAGCGTCACAACGCAGTCAACGTGCTGATGTTTTTTGATGTTGGTGGCTCAATGGATGATTACATTCATATTTGCGAAGAGCTGTTTGCCGCGGCACATGCTGAATTTAAGCATTTGGAGTTTTTCTATTTTCATAATTGCTTGTACGAGCAAGTTTGGAAAGACAACAGCCGTCGATATGACGAAGGCATTGACATAGACCAAGTCATACGTACCTACGGCCGTGATTACAAAGTTATTTTTGTCGGCGATGCGACTATGGGTCCATACGAAATTATGATGCCAGGGGGCTCGGTCGAACATTGGAACGAAAAGCCTGGGGTTGAGTGGATGAACAAAGTACTTGGTCACTTCGATAAAGTCGCTTGGCTTAATCCACAACCCGAAAGCCATTGGCCATATTATCAATCCATCGACATCATGCGCCAAATTGTCCAGGATCAAATGTTTCCTTTAACTGTTGACGGTATTGGCAGAGCAATCAAACAGTTGAGTTAAAAATCGCAATTTAACTGGCTGAAAACACCGCTTTGTATCTATACTATGGCTATCAATTACCGCCTCTTTTGTGCGGATAAGTACATAAAAACATTAGAATAATGAGAGAGGAAAAGCATGAGTCGCGTATCTACCTTGTTGTTAGTCTTAACGAGTTGGCTGGTTTTGATACCAAGCGCTGCAGTCGCTGCAATTCCGACACCATCGGATGATATTACCGCGGTTGACGAACCAAATGTGCCGAGCAGTCAATTTGTTCGCCGAGCAATTCTGACCACAGCTATCGATGCTCGTGAGCCAGTTGACAATTACAACGCCAAAGAAATACCGAGCGACACCAAAAAGCTCTATTTCTTCACAGAAATGGTAAACAAAGCGGATGAATACGTAACCCACCGCTGGTTTCTAAATGGAAAATTGGTCGCTGAGATCGTGTTAGATATTGGTAGTGACCGTTGGCGTACCTACTCGAGCAAAAACCTAATGCCATCACTACGCGGTACTTGGGAAGTAGAAGTCGTTGACCAACAAAATAGATTGTTAGCGACGACGAGTTTCACCTACTAATTTTTACAATCAACAACTTAATCGTATTTATCCAGGCCGCCAAAACTGTTATTCTGGCGGCCTTATTCTTTTTACTCTAAACAGCGCAAAGACCTCTAATGACACAGACTTCAGTATCCGAAATTCGCATTGCAACTCGAGAAAGCCAACTTGCACTATGGCAAGCCCATTTCGTAAAACAGCAACTAGAACTCGCACACCCTGAACTAACCGTGACTTTGGTGCCGATGACCACAAAAGGCGACCAAATATTGGATACTCCATTGGCCAAAATTGGTGGCAAGGCCTTGTTTGTAAAAGAGTTAGAAGTAGCGATGTTAGAAGGTCGAGCAGATATCGCGGTACATTCAATGAAGGACGTACCCGTAGAGTTTCCAGAAGGCTTGATGCTCAATACTATTTGTGAGCGAGAAGACCCTCGTGATGCATTTGTATCAAACCAATTTGACCGTTTAGATGATTTACCCGCCGGCGCAATCGTCGGAACATCAAGTTTGCGTCGACAGTGCCAACTCAAAGCATTGCGCCCAGACTTGGTGATAAAAGATCTACGCGGCAACGTTAACACGCGTTTGCGTAAGTTAGACGAAGGTCAATACGATGCAATCATTTTAGCGGCGGCTGGTTTAATTCGCCTAGAAATGTCAGAGCGAATCAAACACGCCATCGACACCCATACTCTGCTTCCAGCAAATGGCCAAGGTGCAGTGGGTATTGAATGCCGCGCGCATGACAACGAAATTAAAGCACTCCTTGCACCGCTTGAGCACACCGCAACGCGATATAGAGTGTTAGCTGAACGAGCAATGAACCGAGGCCTAGAAGGTGGTTGTCAGGTTCCTATAGGTAGTTATTCAGAAATTACTGATGGCGAACTTCACCTACGTGGACTCGTTGGTAGCTTAGACGGTCAAACAGTTATTCAAGATGATATCCGTGGACCACAAGAAGACGCAGAGCAACTTGGTGCTGAGCTAGCGTCTCGATTACTCAAAGCGGGTGCAGACGTCATTCTCAATGAGGTTTACGACAAATAAAGTCGCCACTCACAATTCCATAAGGCAGGACGCATATGACAATTACACCAGCTAAGTCTCAACCTAACTGCGCTATCGTCATTAATACCCGTCCTGCACCTATGGGATTGGAGCTTGAAGCTCTACTCAAACAGAACGAGATTTCTAGTCTTTTTCAACCGGCATTACAAAACCAACCGGTCAATAACGCACTGGCAAATCTGGATTTAATCAGTTTGAGCCAAGCAACGCTAATTTTCATCAGCCGCTCAGCCGTTAATGCGTTTTATCAACAAATTAAAAACCAACCCGACCTAGTTGCCACAATTAAACAGCACCCACGTATTTTTGCCGTCGGGCAAAGCTCAGCAAAACAGCTCACTGAGCAGTTTAAACTAAACCCTAATCAAGTTGAGTATCCGGCCCAATCAGACAGCGAAGGCCTATTGGCTATGGACTTTTTTCACGCTGTAGATAAACACCCCAAAGTGTTCATATTTAAAGGTGTAGATGGCAGAGAGTTACTCAATGAGCAGTTACACTCAAGAGGATTTGAAGTCAGTGAGTGGTCACTATATAAGCGATTAGAAATCGAATACCCAGATGCAAGTCAACGATGGAAGTCAGCTCAAGTTATTCTGGCCACCAGCCGTGACATTGCACACAGCGTAACAAACAGCCTTAAAACAGATGATTCAACAGATTTAAATCATTGGTCGTGGCTAGTATTTAGTGACAGAATAAAAAGCGAGCTTTTAGCACTTGGAATTGAAAAATCTCGTATCCATACCTGTGAACAAATGGATAATTCTTCTATTATCAAACATATCAAACAATTAGCTAAGTGAGACCCTTATGGCGGACGAGCAGAACAAGGACAAAAAAAACGCGGACCAAAAAACCGCAGACGCCGTTGCAGAACTGGCAAAACTCGAAGCAGAGCTAAAAGCAAAATCTGAACAGCGAGCTTCTGAGTCACGTTCTTCAAGTGAGCACAGCTCTTCACAAAGCACGTCACAAAGCACGTCACAAAGCACGTCACAAAGCACCAGTAAAGTATCTCGCCCGTCAGGCTCAAAGCAAACCAGCTCAATGTCAAATACAAGGGAAACCAAAGGCCAAACTCATACGGTTAAGGCCACAGGTTCTCGCTTTAGCTGGTTAGCTTTATTTGCGTTCTTATTTAGCCTCGTTGCTATCGCCGGTGCTGCTTACTTATATTGGTTGATGCAGACTCTTCAAAGTGACAACCAAGCCGCACAAGAACAAGCAAAGATCATTGCACAACAAAGTCTGTTAGAAACTCGTAACACCGTCGAAACAGTCCAGGATAATTTGACCGCATTACAACGTAACCAACAAAACAGTAATGATTTTGTTTTGGATA is a window from the Psychrosphaera ytuae genome containing:
- a CDS encoding AAA family ATPase, which translates into the protein MVFTGTDDYIVSEDLKLAVNAAVTLAKPLLIKGEPGTGKTQLAEELAKALDTELIQWHIKSTTKAQQGLYEYDAVSRLRDSQLGDERVHDISNYIVKGKMWQAFEADKRPVLLIDEIDKADIEFPNDLLQELDKMAFFVYETQQVVEAKQRPIVIITSNNEKELPDAFLRRCFFHYIQFPTREEMEQIIAVHHPDVKADLLREALEVFFELRDLNGLKKKPSTSELIDWLKLLIADDISQEVLMDKNASVIPLFGALLKNEQDVQLLEKLSFMARRNR
- the lysA gene encoding diaminopimelate decarboxylase, with the protein product MDHFNYSQNRLFAENVSCTDIAEQYGTPCFVYSRATIERHFLAFTDAMKSHPHLICYAVKANSNIAVLNVLAKMGSGFDIVSGGELSRVVKAGGDPSKVVFSGVGKTVEEIKLGLDLGIKCFNVESEAELHRIADVAAAEGKVAPISIRVNPNVDAGTHPYISTGLKENKFGIELEQALPLFEWAHCQPSLSVQGVDCHIGSQLTEISPFLDALDALIALIDRLADKGIELSHLDLGGGLGVPYNGEAPPHPSEYAAALMKKLERFPQLTIIFEPGRAIMANAGIMLTKVEYLKQNAEKNFCIVDAAMNDLIRPALYSAWQRIEPVVKTSAESKVYDVVGPICETGDFIGKERELNVAAGDLLAVRSAGAYGFTMSSNYNSRPRAAEIMVDGDKTHLIRQRETVESLWSGEQVID
- the lptM gene encoding LPS translocon maturation chaperone LptM encodes the protein MTQRPNSSIRQKLKITVTATVVSFLLGCGQKGPLHLPQEKPTQAKPESKSMSSSKVNDESSSVAPKRDI
- a CDS encoding DUF2914 domain-containing protein, with amino-acid sequence MSRVSTLLLVLTSWLVLIPSAAVAAIPTPSDDITAVDEPNVPSSQFVRRAILTTAIDAREPVDNYNAKEIPSDTKKLYFFTEMVNKADEYVTHRWFLNGKLVAEIVLDIGSDRWRTYSSKNLMPSLRGTWEVEVVDQQNRLLATTSFTY
- the cyaY gene encoding iron donor protein CyaY codes for the protein MNDSQYHQLADELLESLQDTVDEIEFDLDYESAGGIVEIIFPNGSKIIVNKQAPLHQIWVATKFNGHHFEYKDGLWIDNRTGVELYELLNEAGSKQAGETISFN
- the hemC gene encoding hydroxymethylbilane synthase — protein: MTQTSVSEIRIATRESQLALWQAHFVKQQLELAHPELTVTLVPMTTKGDQILDTPLAKIGGKALFVKELEVAMLEGRADIAVHSMKDVPVEFPEGLMLNTICEREDPRDAFVSNQFDRLDDLPAGAIVGTSSLRRQCQLKALRPDLVIKDLRGNVNTRLRKLDEGQYDAIILAAAGLIRLEMSERIKHAIDTHTLLPANGQGAVGIECRAHDNEIKALLAPLEHTATRYRVLAERAMNRGLEGGCQVPIGSYSEITDGELHLRGLVGSLDGQTVIQDDIRGPQEDAEQLGAELASRLLKAGADVILNEVYDK
- a CDS encoding vWA domain-containing protein, whose amino-acid sequence is MFIDFFLTLKKHRVPVSLKELLDLIEAVKQGVIFADVEQFYHLSRLILVKDECHYDRFDRGFAEYFEGIQHIDLSEHLIPDDWLRKEFEKQLTEEDKAKLNALGGFDKLMETLKERLKEQQKRHAGGNKWIGTGGTSPFGAYGYNPEGVRIGQHESRHRRAVKVWDKRQFKNLDKDSALGQRNIKLALKQLRKFARTGSSEQLDIKQTIRATADNAGYLDIKTEPERHNAVNVLMFFDVGGSMDDYIHICEELFAAAHAEFKHLEFFYFHNCLYEQVWKDNSRRYDEGIDIDQVIRTYGRDYKVIFVGDATMGPYEIMMPGGSVEHWNEKPGVEWMNKVLGHFDKVAWLNPQPESHWPYYQSIDIMRQIVQDQMFPLTVDGIGRAIKQLS
- a CDS encoding uroporphyrinogen-III synthase; translation: MTITPAKSQPNCAIVINTRPAPMGLELEALLKQNEISSLFQPALQNQPVNNALANLDLISLSQATLIFISRSAVNAFYQQIKNQPDLVATIKQHPRIFAVGQSSAKQLTEQFKLNPNQVEYPAQSDSEGLLAMDFFHAVDKHPKVFIFKGVDGRELLNEQLHSRGFEVSEWSLYKRLEIEYPDASQRWKSAQVILATSRDIAHSVTNSLKTDDSTDLNHWSWLVFSDRIKSELLALGIEKSRIHTCEQMDNSSIIKHIKQLAK